Sequence from the Rhodohalobacter sp. 614A genome:
TCATGCCGGAAGGATGCGAAGTTGGGGTAACCTAAAAGAGACGCACGTTCGGCACGAAGCTCCACAAGTTCCAGGATAAAAGGCCGGTTGTCTACGCCGCCGTCTTCGCCAATTCCCCGATAGGCGGACGCTTTCCACACTCTCTCACGAAGATCGCGATTATTCAGGCTTGCCAGGATAGGTACACGGGTGGTGTTCGTAATCGACAGCAGGTATTGATCTTCATGGCCACGGGCATTGGCAGCTTCTTTTGCCGCGGCAATCCGGTCGTCACTCAGGCCGTCCAGTTCTTCCACATCATCAACCAAAACCACACGGTCGTTGGTCATTTTCAGCAGGTTTTCGTCGAAACGGGTTGTCAAAGTTGACATCCGCTCATTGATTTCCCGCATTCGCTGTTGCTCATCATCAGTCAAAAGTGCGCCGGCCCGTACAAAATCACGATAGGTATCTTCAAGAAGTTTGAGCTCGGACGCGTTTATATCCAGTTCATCACGATTTTCATAAAGTGTTTGCACGCGCTCAAAAAGATCCCCGTTCAGGTAAATATTATCGGAGTGTGCAGCCAGTTTCGGCGCCATTTCTGATTGGATAGCCTGCAGCTCGTCATTCGTGTGCGCCGACGTGAGGTTGTAAAATACACTGCTGACTCTCCCCAATAATTGCCCGCTCCTTTCCATTTCTACAATGGTATTCTCAAAGGTGGGCGCTTCAGAATTGGTGGCAATTGAATCAATTTCAGCGAGGTGTTGTTCCATTCCATCCTCAAAAGCAGGCCGATAATGTTCGATAGAAATCGCATCAAAATCGGGAGCTTCAAGTGGAAGTGTGCTGGGTGAATAAAACGGATTTTCAGTCATAGATTCATCTTCACTGTTACAGGCAGATAGCAGAAAGAAAACTACCACGGTAACAGATAATAGTTTTATAAGTTTGTTCATACGATTTGTGTTTATAGATTGGGAAAAATCTCTAAGCTCTTGAATATGTAGATTAGCTTGCATTCCATCTTTGTAAGATAGCAGTATTGGAAATAGATTTTTAATCTTTTTGAGCGGTGATACACGAACTCTCTCACCTTAAATCAACATCATTCATCCGGATAGATTGATTTTTTAGCAGCTAATAACGTGTTTTTCATCAGCATGGCCACCGTCATTGGCCCAACGCCACCGGGAACCGGTGTTATCCAGCTCGCTTTCTTTTTGATGTTTTCGAAATCACAATCTCCAACCAGTTTATAGCCTTTTTCAGTCGTTTCATCCGCAACACGATTGATGCCGACATCAATCACAACCGCCCCTTCTTTTACCATTTCAGCCTTGATAAATTCCGGCTGACCGGCAGCTACAACAAGAATATCCGCTGAAATTGTATGACTGGTCAAATCCCGTGTATACTTGTGGCAAATGGTTGTTGTGGCTTTGCCGGATGAATTTTCACGCGAAAGCATGATTGCCATGGGAGATCCCACAATATTGCTCGCACCAACCACAACAGCATGCTTGCTCTTTACCGGGATGCTGTAGTATTTGAACAACTCAAAAATTCCCGCAGGTGTGCATGACCGAAATGTTGGCTGGTCCACAGTCAGGCGCCCCACATTCATCGGATGAAACCCATCGACGTCTTTTCTATGATCAATGCTTTCAATCACATCATGTGAGGAAAGGTGCGAAGGCAGCGGTAACTGAACCAAAAGTCCGTCAATCGAGTCATCTTCATTGAAGGAACGGATGGTTGTTTTTAACTCCTTTGCAGAAACGGTATCTGGCAGATGTTCGGTGTCGGTTTCAATGCCAACTTTTTTACACGCCCGGGTTTTAGCACCGATATACGTAGTGGATGCCGGATCTGTGCCCACCTGTACGACCTTTAAAAAAGGCCGGCGATTTCCCGCGTTCACCCAGTTCTCCACATCCTCTTTAATGATGGACATGGTAATATCTGCAACTTTTCTACCGTCTATAATTTTAGCTGACATTTAAATAAGTACTTGAAGTTTGAAATTTGGAGTGCCGAAAGTTAAGCTTTCTCGAATAACTTTTTCATTCTCGGAGTTTCTTTCCAATAGATGTAAAAAGAGCTAATAATTCATTTATTTCATTTTTTAGAAATTCAATTTCATCTGCAGAAACCCATTTTTGATGCTCGATTAATAAAAGCCCGTATTCAGTTTCACTAGCTTCAGATTCACAGATTTTTATTTTATGTCTGAAATCATCGGCTTTACTTCTGGCTCTATTTGCCTCGCGATAATTTGCCCCCACGCTGGTAGCCGATTTAGTTAGCTGGTTCCTAATGGCCCTGCCTTCGGGAGTATTTGGTAATTTTGATGAGAGACGAATAACAAGTATGGAAAAATCCATAGTTCGTTTCTCTAAATTTTTTCCAAATTCCTTGTTATCCATTGAAACAACTTTCGTTCACTCCAAACTTTAGTCACTCTCAACTCAATCACTACCGTTCTATATCGTATTTCTTCATTTTGTTATAAATGTGGCTCCGCTGAATATTGATGGCATCGGCGGTGGCGGATACATTCCAGTCATATTTTTCGAGCTTTCTAAGCAGGAATAATCGTTCGGCTTCTTCTTTGTATTCATGGAAACTGTCCGTCTGGTCAAGCAAATCATTCAGCACATTCGAAGGTTTTTTCTTCTGAACCACCAGTTGTTCCACATCTTCAGCTGTAATCTCATCTTCGATAGAAAGAAGAGCCAAACGCTCCACTACATTCTGAAGCTCCCGAATATTACCTGACCACGGCTGTTTTTCCAGCATTTCGAGCGCACCATCTGAAAGAGATTTCCCTGAAAATATAATTTCACGCTCCGAAAGCTGCTGCAAGAACCATTTCGCGAGAATCGTAATATCGTCCTTTCGCTCACGAAGTGGCGGGAGATGAATCGGAATTACATTCAGTCGATGGAAGAGATCTTCCCGAAAATCTCCTTCTTCAATCAGTTCATGCAAATCCTGATTGGTTGCAGACAATACGCGTACATCCACATCAATTCGTTCTGTACCGCCAACCCGTGTGATCTGATTTTCCTGGAGAGCACGAAGTACTTTTGCCTGGGCATCGAAGCTCATATCGCCAATTTCATCCAGGAAAAGTGTTCCACCGTTGGCCTGTTCAAACTTTCCGATTCGCCGCGATGATGCACCGGTAAACGCACCTTTCTCATGACCAAAAAGTTCACTTTCCAATAATTCTGAAGGAATGGCTGCACAGTTCACATCCACAAATTTTTTGGATGCCCGTGTACTTTTCTCATGGATGGCCCGTGCTACCAGTTCCTTTCCCGTTCCATTCTCGCCGGTAATGAGCACCCGGCTGTTGCTCGGAGCCACCTTTTCAATCATCTTCTTAATCTTTTGAATGGCCGGGCTTTTACCGATAATATCCGTACTTCCGTGAAGCTGTTTGCGAATCTGTTTATTCTCACGAATCAGTTCGCTGCTTTGAAGTGCATTGCGGATACTGGTCAGAAGGCGGTTCAAATCCGGGGGTTTTTCAAGAAAATCAAAGGCCCCGTTTTTTGTAGCTTCAACCGCTATTTTAATAGTTCCGTGACCGGAGATCATAATGACAGGCAGCTCGGGTTTGATCTCTTTGATTTTGCCGAGAACTTCAACGCCATCCATACCTTTCATCTTGATGTCCAGCATCACCAGGTCAATTTTCTCTTTCCTGATGGCTTCAAGCGCTTTCTCCCCGTTTTCTGCCTCAAGAGTAGCATAATCCTCAAATTCGAGAATCTCCTTCAGGGCATTTCGGATGCTCTGTTCGTCATCTGTAATCAGTATGGTTGT
This genomic interval carries:
- the folD gene encoding bifunctional methylenetetrahydrofolate dehydrogenase/methenyltetrahydrofolate cyclohydrolase FolD; translated protein: MSAKIIDGRKVADITMSIIKEDVENWVNAGNRRPFLKVVQVGTDPASTTYIGAKTRACKKVGIETDTEHLPDTVSAKELKTTIRSFNEDDSIDGLLVQLPLPSHLSSHDVIESIDHRKDVDGFHPMNVGRLTVDQPTFRSCTPAGIFELFKYYSIPVKSKHAVVVGASNIVGSPMAIMLSRENSSGKATTTICHKYTRDLTSHTISADILVVAAGQPEFIKAEMVKEGAVVIDVGINRVADETTEKGYKLVGDCDFENIKKKASWITPVPGGVGPMTVAMLMKNTLLAAKKSIYPDE
- a CDS encoding four helix bundle protein, encoding MDNKEFGKNLEKRTMDFSILVIRLSSKLPNTPEGRAIRNQLTKSATSVGANYREANRARSKADDFRHKIKICESEASETEYGLLLIEHQKWVSADEIEFLKNEINELLALFTSIGKKLRE
- a CDS encoding sigma-54-dependent transcriptional regulator — its product is MSSKTTILITDDEQSIRNALKEILEFEDYATLEAENGEKALEAIRKEKIDLVMLDIKMKGMDGVEVLGKIKEIKPELPVIMISGHGTIKIAVEATKNGAFDFLEKPPDLNRLLTSIRNALQSSELIRENKQIRKQLHGSTDIIGKSPAIQKIKKMIEKVAPSNSRVLITGENGTGKELVARAIHEKSTRASKKFVDVNCAAIPSELLESELFGHEKGAFTGASSRRIGKFEQANGGTLFLDEIGDMSFDAQAKVLRALQENQITRVGGTERIDVDVRVLSATNQDLHELIEEGDFREDLFHRLNVIPIHLPPLRERKDDITILAKWFLQQLSEREIIFSGKSLSDGALEMLEKQPWSGNIRELQNVVERLALLSIEDEITAEDVEQLVVQKKKPSNVLNDLLDQTDSFHEYKEEAERLFLLRKLEKYDWNVSATADAINIQRSHIYNKMKKYDIER